One Campylobacter sputorum subsp. sputorum DNA segment encodes these proteins:
- the bamA gene encoding outer membrane protein assembly factor BamA — MKKQVILALLTTYSCVYGVEIKSINFEGLVQLSPTVATQIAGLGIGEELTPQKSDRAIKKLFEQNYFNDIYIDNKDGHITFIVKERPSIAKLDIEGVVTNDKKIIESLIGIKQGQIYNTFSMEKAKERIRQFYEVKGFFDTVVVVDTKPIAEGSSGLHVTMKVNRGEKIIIQNVNLVGAKELDYSDIEPAVANKQKEILGWMWGFNDGGAKIFELANDPAKILDEYFKKGYLDATVSTPYFNAFMDNYTAELTYYITEGERYKISDITLEIPDFVGVNADEIKDDFKLEVGDTMNSQKLRFDTKKIEDAVANKGYAYVKVIPQTDKNQDNHTVAIHYKVIPGNQVYIRNVNIAGNEKTADKVIRRELYLTEGNLYNRQDMLDSRNALKRTSYFDEAQIKEERVNDNQVDLLVDVKEAPTGSITGGIGYGSSDGLLLSASLSDTNVFGTGLKGVIGIDKSDDELSGRIGLTNPRLFDSRYSLSGMVYANNYDWDTYEEDAYGFTTAIGRQLGRYTNVSLAYVIEQSDIKKLSDSLIRTGYKTGKNLKSAFIPSISFDNTDDYYLPRSGIIASTSLEMAGAGGDSEFFKNRTKFNVYQGLADYIGYDLILRYKSEFQKAWDNGYLPINERIYLGGMRSIRGFDSRSVSPKNTYGDEIGGEISFNNSVELSFPLIDRIKMRGLVFFDYGMIGEGNNIDQIKRYSTGAGIEWTTPIGPLQLIFTKPLNDEAGDDTNTFEFMIGSRF, encoded by the coding sequence ATGAAAAAACAAGTTATTTTAGCTTTATTAACAACTTATAGTTGTGTTTATGGTGTAGAAATAAAATCTATAAATTTTGAAGGCTTAGTTCAACTATCACCTACAGTTGCAACTCAAATAGCGGGTCTTGGTATAGGCGAAGAACTAACTCCGCAAAAATCAGATAGAGCTATTAAAAAATTATTTGAGCAAAATTATTTCAATGATATTTATATTGACAATAAAGACGGTCATATAACTTTTATCGTAAAAGAAAGACCAAGCATAGCCAAACTAGACATAGAAGGCGTTGTTACAAATGATAAAAAAATTATAGAATCTCTTATAGGAATCAAACAAGGTCAAATTTATAATACATTTAGTATGGAAAAAGCAAAAGAGAGAATCAGACAATTTTATGAAGTAAAAGGTTTTTTTGATACCGTTGTAGTGGTAGATACAAAGCCAATAGCAGAAGGATCTAGCGGTCTTCATGTAACTATGAAAGTAAATAGAGGAGAAAAAATAATCATCCAAAATGTAAATTTGGTTGGTGCAAAAGAACTTGATTATTCAGATATAGAGCCAGCTGTTGCAAATAAACAAAAAGAGATATTAGGTTGGATGTGGGGATTTAATGATGGTGGTGCTAAAATTTTTGAACTTGCAAACGATCCTGCAAAAATACTAGATGAATATTTTAAAAAAGGCTACCTAGATGCAACAGTTTCAACGCCATATTTTAATGCATTTATGGATAACTACACAGCAGAACTTACATACTATATAACAGAGGGTGAAAGATATAAAATTTCAGATATTACTTTAGAAATCCCAGATTTTGTAGGTGTAAATGCAGATGAAATAAAAGATGATTTTAAGCTTGAAGTTGGCGACACAATGAATTCTCAAAAATTAAGATTTGATACCAAAAAGATAGAAGATGCCGTCGCAAACAAAGGATATGCATATGTAAAAGTTATACCACAAACAGATAAAAATCAAGATAATCACACAGTTGCTATACACTACAAAGTTATACCTGGAAATCAAGTTTATATAAGAAATGTTAATATCGCTGGAAATGAAAAAACAGCAGATAAAGTTATAAGAAGAGAGCTTTATCTAACAGAAGGAAATTTATACAACAGGCAAGATATGCTTGATTCTAGGAATGCATTAAAAAGAACAAGCTATTTTGATGAAGCTCAAATAAAAGAAGAGAGAGTAAATGACAATCAAGTAGATTTACTTGTAGATGTAAAAGAAGCACCTACTGGTTCAATTACTGGCGGTATCGGATATGGAAGTAGTGATGGCTTACTATTAAGCGCAAGTTTATCTGATACTAATGTATTTGGAACAGGATTAAAAGGTGTCATAGGTATAGATAAAAGTGATGATGAGCTAAGTGGAAGGATAGGCTTAACAAATCCAAGACTATTTGATTCAAGATATAGTTTAAGCGGAATGGTATATGCTAATAACTACGATTGGGATACATACGAAGAAGATGCATATGGATTTACAACTGCGATAGGAAGACAACTAGGAAGATATACAAATGTATCTTTGGCTTATGTTATAGAGCAAAGCGATATTAAAAAACTAAGTGATTCCCTTATAAGAACTGGCTATAAAACAGGTAAGAATTTAAAAAGTGCATTTATACCATCTATATCTTTTGATAACACAGATGATTACTATTTACCAAGAAGCGGTATCATAGCCTCTACTTCTCTTGAAATGGCAGGAGCTGGCGGGGATTCTGAATTTTTTAAAAATAGAACCAAATTTAATGTTTATCAAGGATTAGCAGATTATATCGGATATGATTTAATCCTAAGATACAAATCTGAGTTTCAAAAAGCTTGGGATAATGGCTACTTACCGATTAACGAAAGAATATATCTAGGAGGTATGAGGTCGATTAGAGGATTTGATTCAAGAAGCGTGTCTCCTAAAAATACTTATGGAGATGAAATAGGTGGCGAAATATCATTTAATAACTCCGTAGAATTAAGTTTTCCTTTGATAGATAGAATCAAAATGAGAGGTTTGGTATTTTTTGATTATGGTATGATAGGCGAAGGCAACAATATCGATCAAATCAAAAGATATAGCACAGGTGCCGGTATAGAATGGACTACACCTATTGGTCCACTTCAACTTATATTTACAAAACCTCTAAATGATGAAGCAGGAGATGATACAAATACATTTGAATTTATGATTGGAAGTAGGTTTTAG